GGCCGAGCAGGTTGATCGCCGCGAGCAGCGGGCCGGTGCGGAACCGCCGTTGCAGGGGAGCGGCGACCACCGAGCCCAGGAAGGCGCCGGCCGCGCCGACGAGCAGGAACGACCCGTACCAGGGCTCCGGCACGCGCAGCTCATCGAGCACGTAGAGAACGAACGTCGACATCACCGTCGCGTGGCAGACGCCGATGACGACCGACAGCAGCCACAGCGGCCAGAGCACGCGGTGCCGCCGGATGAAGCGGTAGCCGCTCGTGAGATCGCGGCGCCACGACCCGCGTACCCCCGGCTCCGTCGCTGCGGCGCGGTGCGCCCCCGCGGCGGCCGCGGGCAGCAGGAACGCCAGCAGCGCCGCGAGCACGTAGGCGCCGGCGCCCGTCACGAGCGGCACGAGCACCGACAGCGCGAGCAGCCACGACGTGATCGGTCCCGACAGGAACTGCTGGATGACGATCTCGGTGCCCTCGATGCGCGAGTTGGCGCGCGAGAGGTCGCGTCGGGGGAGGATCGCCGGAGGGATCGCCCGCACGGCCCCGTCGTAGAGGATCTCGAGCGTGGCGTACACGAGCGTGACGCCCAGCAGCAGCCAGATGGTGAGCGTCCCGGTGGCGGCCAGCACGGAGAGCGTGACGGCCACGGCGGCACGGAGTGCGCCCGCGAACGACATCGCCCGGCGCCGGTCGACACGGTCGAGCACGACGCCGAGCGGGATCGCGAAGAACAGCCACGGCAGATTCGACGCGATCGCGATGCCTGAGACGAGCAGCGGGTCGTCGGTCAGGCGCGCCGCCAGCAGCGGGAACGCGGTGCGGGCGATGCCGTCGGCGAGCGACGCACTGACGTTGGCGGTGAGAAGGGTGCGGAACGCCGGCCCCAGGGGGCCACGCGCCGGTCGATCCTTCGTCACCTCACAAGGCTACGGGGCGCCGCGCGTCGCCCCCGCCGTCAGGCGGACGCGCGCTTCGCCGCGAACCACGCGTTCGAGGGCCGCAGCCAGAGCAGCACGATGCCGAGCACGCTCAGCAGCAACCCGAACAGGGCGTTCGTCTGGCCGTTGCCGATGCTCGCCAGACCGCTGACCGCGTTCAACGCGAACATCACCGTCAGCGCGATGCGCGCCCATCCCCGGCCCTGCCACGTGAAGATGGCGAACACCACGAGGCCGATGATCGTCAGGATGGGGATGATCAGGTATCCCGCGAGGTAACCACCGTCGACGTCGTAGCGCGCGAGGAGCGACAGCGCAGCGATCAGCCCGATGGCGCCCAGGGCGGCGATCACCCACGCCAGGACGCAGGCGCTCACGACGAAGCGGGGGCGCGTGGCGCCGGCGGGCGGGGTGGCGCCGTAGGGCTGCGCGGGGTACGCAGCGCCGGGGTAGGCGGCGCCGGGGTACGGCTGCTGGCCCGGCGCGGCGCCCGGGTATCCGTTGCCGGCCGGGTATCCGTTGGCGGCCGGCGGCGCGGGGTAGGCGCCCTGGGCGGGCTGCGCTCCCGGGTAAGCCTGCGGAGCGGCGGGCGGCACCGGCGGCGGGACCGGCGATGCGCTCGGCCCGGACGACGGGGCCGGTGCGGACGTCTGCGGGGCATCGGGCGCGGCGGGCTGCGACGCGTCCGATGCAGAGGTCGGCGGCGCCGGCGGCACGATCGGCGGGTTCTGGTCGGCCGATGCCGCGGACGCGCCGGGGATGGCGTCGAACGCCGAGTCGACGACGGGGTCGGGCGTCGGGATCGAGTCGGGCTGCTCTTCGCGGTTCTGATCGCTCATACCGGCGAGCCTAGGGCCGACGCGCCGCGACGGCGAGGGGTATCACTGCCCATCGACGCGCGGCGACCACGGGAGGACTTACTCCCCGTACGACTCCTCGCCGATCTCGGAGAGGATGCGGTTGAGGTCCTGGATCGACGCGAAATCGATCGTGACCTGGCCTTTTCGCGCGCCCAGATTGATCTTCACACGGGTGTTCAGGCGATCGCCCAGTCGCGTCGCCACCTCATCGAGATAGGCCCGGCGCGCGCCGGCCTTGGGCTTGACCTTGGCGGGGGAGGACTCGCCCACGGCGGCGATCGTCTTGGCGGCGGCCTCGGCGGCACGCACCGAGAGGTCCTCGTTGACGATCTTGTCGGCCAGGCGCTGCATCGCGTCGACATCGTCGAGCGAGAGGATCGCACGGGCGTGGCCGGCGCTCAGCACCCCGGCGGCGACGCGCTGCTGGACGGGGACGGGAAGGCGGAGCAGGCGGATCGTGTTGCTGATCTGCGGGCGCGATCGTCCGATCCGCTTGGCGAGCTCGTCCTGCGTGATGCCGAAGTCATCGAGCAGCTGCTGGTAGGCCGAGGCCTCCTCGAGCGGGTTCAGCTGCGAGCGGTGCAGGTTCTCGAGGAGGGCGTCGCGCAGCAGATCCTCGTCCTGGGTGTCGCGGACGATCGCGGGGATCTCCGTGAGCCCGGCCTCGCGCGAGGCGCGCGTGCGGCGCTCGCCCATGATCAGCTCGAAGGTGCCGTCGCCCTTGTCGCGGACGACGACGGGCTGCAGCACGCCGAACTCGCGCACGCTGTGCACGAGCTCCGCGAGGTCGTCGGGATCGAAGTTCGTGCGGGGCTGACGCGGGTTGGGGACGATCGCGTGCGGGTCGATGTGCACGAGGCGCGCGCCCGGCACCGCGACGAGCTCCTCCGCGGCCGCGACGGGCGCGGTCTCCTCTGCCTTCTTCTTCGACGCGCCTGGGAAGAACACGTCGACGGGACGGGTGTCCGTCGACTCCGAAGTGGGGATGAGCGCGCCGATACCGCGCCCCAGACCCGTTCGCTTTGCCATCAGGCCTTCTCCTCTTCGCTGTTCTTCGCTCCGCGCGACACGATCTCCACCGCGGCCTCACGGTAGGCCACGGCCCCGGCGGAACCGCCATCGTATGTGATCACGGTCTGCCCGAAGCTCGGCGCCTCCGACACGCGGACCGAGCGCGGGATGACCGTCTTGAGCACCTCGTTTGGGAAGTGCGACCGCACCTCGTCACCGACCTGCTGCGACAGTCGCGTGCGCTGATCGAACATCGTCAGGAGGATCGTCGACACGTGGATCCGCGGATTCAGGTGCTTCTGGATCATCTTGATGTTGCCGAGCAGCTGGCTCAGGCCCTCGAGGGCGTAGTACTCCGCCTGGATGGGCAGGAACACCTCGTCGGCGGCGGTGAACGCATTGATCGTGAGGAGCCCGAGCGAGGGCGGGCAGTCGATCAGGATGAAGTCGAACGCGTGCTCCTGCTCCGCGAGGAACGTGTCCAGCGCGGTCTTCAGGCGGTGCTCGCGGGCAACCTGCGAGACGAGCTCGATCTCGGCGCCCGCCAGGTGGATCGTGCTCGGGGCGCAGAACAGGTTCTCGCTCTCCGGGCTCGGCTGGATCACGTCGGCGATCGGGAAGTCGTCGATCAGCACGTCGTAGATGCTCGGAACGTCGGCCGAGTGCGGCACGCCGAGGGCGGTGGAGGCGTTCCCCTGCGGGTCGAGATCGATGACCAGCACGCGACCGCCGAGCTCCGCGATCGCGGCGGCGATGTTCACCGTGGTCGTGGTCTTCCCCACGCCACCCTTCTGGTTCGACACCGTCATCACGCGGGTCTGTCCCGTGAACGTGACCTTCGCCTCGGCCAGACGGCGCTTGCGGGCGCTCAGATCCGCGAGTTCGCGGGCGAGAGGGGTGTCATCGGGAAGCGAGAAGGTGCTCTCGTTCTCGGACTGTTTCACGTGAAACACACTCTTTCGCTTCGCGGGCGTCGGGCTGTGTCCACTCTAACCCGGCACGCCGACAACACTCCGGGGCACCGCGCTTCCCTGTGGATGTTTCACGTGAAACATCGGGTAGGTCTGCGCGTTGCCCGGTCGAGCGGAGCCGTGGCCGCTGACCGACGTGACGCCGCCGCTGCTTCCCGAGGCCGGACGCGCACGCGTGCGGCCGGAGCGACGCGGCGGTGCCTGTCGTGTGGTGCCGCACCCGTGTGCGAGGTCCGACTCCGCTCCGCTTCTGCGGGGCCCGTTCCACGCGCCTCTGCCCGCGATGACCCGCGCTGAGCGAGTGAGCGCCATGCGACGACTCTCC
This genomic interval from Microbacterium sediminis contains the following:
- a CDS encoding MFS transporter; translated protein: MTKDRPARGPLGPAFRTLLTANVSASLADGIARTAFPLLAARLTDDPLLVSGIAIASNLPWLFFAIPLGVVLDRVDRRRAMSFAGALRAAVAVTLSVLAATGTLTIWLLLGVTLVYATLEILYDGAVRAIPPAILPRRDLSRANSRIEGTEIVIQQFLSGPITSWLLALSVLVPLVTGAGAYVLAALLAFLLPAAAAGAHRAAATEPGVRGSWRRDLTSGYRFIRRHRVLWPLWLLSVVIGVCHATVMSTFVLYVLDELRVPEPWYGSFLLVGAAGAFLGSVVAAPLQRRFRTGPLLAAINLLGLLCWFAMGLFPNIVFAAVAMAIAWGSTTVWNVHIMSLRQSLIPGHLLGRVHGTWRTLLWGAMPLGSLIGGLLARGGLTMPLLIGGGAGIVVSLLGYRFFTRLPDPEHIRTDTIDQVGDPDDPPA
- a CDS encoding ParB/RepB/Spo0J family partition protein, with amino-acid sequence MAKRTGLGRGIGALIPTSESTDTRPVDVFFPGASKKKAEETAPVAAAEELVAVPGARLVHIDPHAIVPNPRQPRTNFDPDDLAELVHSVREFGVLQPVVVRDKGDGTFELIMGERRTRASREAGLTEIPAIVRDTQDEDLLRDALLENLHRSQLNPLEEASAYQQLLDDFGITQDELAKRIGRSRPQISNTIRLLRLPVPVQQRVAAGVLSAGHARAILSLDDVDAMQRLADKIVNEDLSVRAAEAAAKTIAAVGESSPAKVKPKAGARRAYLDEVATRLGDRLNTRVKINLGARKGQVTIDFASIQDLNRILSEIGEESYGE
- a CDS encoding ParA family protein, with the translated sequence MKQSENESTFSLPDDTPLARELADLSARKRRLAEAKVTFTGQTRVMTVSNQKGGVGKTTTTVNIAAAIAELGGRVLVIDLDPQGNASTALGVPHSADVPSIYDVLIDDFPIADVIQPSPESENLFCAPSTIHLAGAEIELVSQVAREHRLKTALDTFLAEQEHAFDFILIDCPPSLGLLTINAFTAADEVFLPIQAEYYALEGLSQLLGNIKMIQKHLNPRIHVSTILLTMFDQRTRLSQQVGDEVRSHFPNEVLKTVIPRSVRVSEAPSFGQTVITYDGGSAGAVAYREAAVEIVSRGAKNSEEEKA